CCTTGAGACCTTCTCCTGGGCTACCGTAGACGCGTGGGCAGGGCAGGTAGTTGAACGCAACGGCAAATTCTACTACTACGTCCCCATCAACCGTGGCCCTACCTGGGCGACCTTCGCCATCGGAGTGGGTGTCAGCGACAAGATCGAAGGGCCGTATGAAGACGCTATCGGCGGTCCGCTTCTCGCTAATGGCCAATTCGACCCTACTGTCTACATCGACGATGATGGCCAGGCGTATCTTTATTGGGGCAATCCAGACTTATACTACGTCAAACTGAATGAGGACATGATTTCCTACAGCGGTGACATCGTCAAGGTACCCCTCACAACAGATGGCTTCGGCGATCGCGGTAACGGACAAACTATGTACCAGGAGGGGCCTTGGTTCTACAAGCAAAATGGCCTCTATTACATGGTCTACGCAGCCAAATGTTGCCCTGAGAACATCCAGTACTCGACTAGTCCAAGCCCGACTGGACCTTGGACCTACGGCGGTATTGCTATGGCTACTGGAGGAACGAGCGACACCAATCACGTGGAAATTGTAGAATTCAAGGGCAAGCAGTACTTTTTCTACCACAACGACGCCCTTCCCGGTGGTCAATCCTACAAGCGATCTGTCTGCGTCGAGAGTTTCAGTTATGGAGCGAATGGAACCATTCCGCAAATTCCGATGGCATCCGAAGGTGCAGCACAGATTGGCTCCTTGGACCCTTTTGTCCGTCAGGAAGCCGAGACGATCGCCTTTTCGGAAGGCGTTGAGGCTCAAATCACTGCCTCTGGTGGCATTGCCGTTGCATTCATCAACAGTGGTGATTATATCAAGGTCAAGGGTGTTAACTTTGGCACTAGAGGCGCGAGCCAATTTCGTGCCGCTGTCTCATCTGCAACCAATGGCGGCCGCATTGAGTTGCGTCTTGACAGTCGCAGCGGACAATTGATTGGGACGTGTACCATTGGGAATACTGGGGGTTGGCAGACATGGTCAAATATCACATGCCCTGTGAGAAATGCGATTGGCAAACATGATCTTTTCTTTGATTACATTGGTAACGGCACTGAGTATCTGTTCAACGTCGATTGGTGGCAATTTTCGTAGTGCTTGAGTTGTCAAggctcctatttaagtagggtaGCTATGTATTATGGGAGCTTGAAGCCCGATCCCGtcaaggtcgatcttttgcgccTATGAAGTCAGCCAAAATCCACTACATAGGAGATGCCAGTCCGCATTATATCTTCTTCAAGCCTACCCTTGTGTCTTCAATAAGGCCAACATCATTTACAACTCAGTCGATGACACACGCCAGTCTATTCATGTATCATATTGGGGCTACCTCTGTTAGACAATCTCGACAACCTCTCTGTCCAGCGATTGAGCCAAGACCATCTCATAGTACATTCCCCGCCTCTGGAAAAGTTCCTCATGAGTGCCGTCCTCAGCAACTTGGCCTCTGTGCAGCACAAAAATTCGGTCGCAGCGCTGTATAGTCAACAGGCGATGAGCCACGGCAATGGTGGTCCGGCCAGGCTTCTCTCGCGCGACCGCCTCGATGGCAGCTTGTACCAGCACCTCGTTGGCGGTGTCTAGGGCGCTAGTGGCTTCATCAAAGAGTAACACCTCCGGCTCGCGGATTAGCGCTCGAGCGATTTCGAGACGTTGGCGCTGACCCCCGGAGAGAGCGACACCGCGGTTTCCGACGTCGGTCGCGTATCCGTCGGGCAAGCTGCTAATAAAATCATGCATGTTGGCCGAGCGGCACGCGCGCTCCACGCGATCATCTGCGTCGGGCGCCGCCGCTTCATCGTCTGGAAGACCAAGGAGAATGTTATCCCGGATGCTGCCCTGGAAGAGCGCGGTATCCTGCGACACAAGGCCGATGCGGGAGCGGTGAAATTGTACGTCCAAATCTCGGATAGTTGTGCCCTCAACGAGGAGCTGTCCAGAGTTGATGTCGTAAAATCGCTCTAGAAGGGCAACAATGGTACTTTTACCGCAGCCCGAGGCGCCTACGATGCCAACGGACTGGCCCCTTAGGATCTTGAGATTGAGACCGTGTAGTACAGAGCGATTTGGCCGGCTGGGGTATGCAAAGGTCACGTCGCGGAATTCGATGGCTACCCGGTTGTTCTCGCTCTCCGGCAATTCCTTGACGCCGGAGGAGGTATTGATGGGAGGCCGCGATATGCGCAAGTCAATGATGTGATTTGCCGCCGAATGTGCTCTCGAAACGTCTGTTACaaaggtacccgttagtatTCTAGTCTTTTACTGCCTGAAGAATCCGACTTGGGATGTGTGGCTTGATGAAGCAACTTACTCGACGAAAAGCCGAACAGAACGCCGCCCGATTGCGACCCCATGTCAATAGGTGTGTGacacagggaagaagctcacagaggccaactactattagggtctaaaagagaaattactgaaatctgcccttccctcgaggtatactactagcgctctatatatacctaagctactcctttattacttagtccccctttttatacccccttaagctatcccttaactaacgaggcctaaTTAGCAAggcttaataaggtactcCCTCCCCTAGGCTTTATCTTAAAGCCcgcttatagtttatatacgctacgtTAATCCCTTACTTAGGAGGtccttagatatataatataagggcggGTATAAGCGGCGCTCGTTAGCCCGAGTATAGACCTCTTACTCCGgataataaccctataatTCTATACCTAGGTCGCTCCTACTTATAAGCCgtctttataactactagtaCCTAAGCGGTCGTTGCcccacttttatttattaatattaacccctttctaagttattataattccgaattcttttttttttttttttatagttatcttttttatatataatctcttatttttattagtatttatattactcccttattatataaatattataattaataaatatttcctagatccctattcttatatactctttatacctaagtaagtcttttttagagttgtttcgtagttattattaactcgttttagtataattatagtccttaattatagtattattattattagtaatagaacggTCGTTAGTACTACGGGtacgtttagtaatagccgtaATAGTAGTCTACTTAAGAAGCCtaatatcccctttactCGCCCTAACTTCGtacgtatattactacttatacgctacttatactaactattataaactcttattaaaaaaaagaaaaaggtaaACACTAAGAAGATCGGGGTTAGCTAGGTACGCCCGCTCCCCTACCccgcctatattatatataaggcgcttaatttaaaaatcgagtattataattagctaggttagtaatttatagcccctagtttgctcttttatttaatacttctctaggatttagcgtatattatattaaatataccgcgcagaactatttttataaaaatacggtaAGCGCTTAGTGCTATTATTACTccgttactttttttaaatattatattaatagcgtcttAAGTCCCTAAGTCTACGGaatctatagtacgaaccctttaaaatattatactcgcttttaatagtaacgtttataattcggaggtttattactttattattattttattattattattacttaggtcgctaatattattctatagCTCTAGTAGACCTACCGAATCGccgctagtaatatataaagggtacttaagcgtactaataaagaggcccgctcgacccccgttattaataataacgataataaagtagctatAAGCTCTTCTTACGCTACGTCTTCgtcctataataatactataattatactacttcgtactatttataacaaagtacgctactttaataatattctagccGGTATATAGTCGCCCTACCTACGCTCTATGttcgtagctaattatttatagatttgctaataataaggagcttatttcttttataataacccctaggataatagctagggcggcccttttatatataagggcggtCCCTCTATAGATAAGGGCAGTCCTTTTATACGTTATAAGGATTAGGGAaacggttagtaattagcgcgtttatattacttagttatagttatatagcccccttttttcgttattaataactagttcgcTATATTATTAGGCTCTTTAAGAGCTAGGGcgcgctacttaattaaaactcgttctttatatatactaattaacgctacgtCTTCGATATACCTAGCTAGTTCTTACGTATCTTTGTTACtactatatcccttttattagattaggtattatcgcctcctttttagccctttatattatataatattttttattttataaaatagctccccgtttatatccttaataaataagggcttcTAAGGGGCTTCTttgtaatattaatatagcttaagtaaggatatatagaatatattatatattttatactatattaatacgtctagttagtaagcgacccccgccgttctaactattaatttaacttcgaataggcctagatacttattaactaacttctagctaggacgctacttcttaatattcttttttaataatagtacttagttacttactttatataatatatctatcctagctttattagcttattacttatatatctcgcgtactttttatataaagggttatagagctttttaattagtttataattaagccgTACGCTCCTTagctaaaatattttatatactatcttaagtccttattaagattaatatagggtacgtaaataagaacctaaataGGGCCTTAGTAGGCGTTTTatagattactaagtactaggcgttattatatataaaatcggctaagtaaagacgctatacctaatccgattagtcttaggtataaaagtaataaaggtattactctaagtattagttctaCTATTCTATCTAACCGtccgtttataagtaaaacgcGGTACTAAGatacctttttattactaaaaagtaatagaaataagtttaaaacttatttataaataacgacccccTATTAGAAACGATCCCTTtaggtattttaaacttaataaagatctttataaataagaggtctataaatccctaggctataagggtcgtcctcgtagtaatatagacgctatactttataaatcggtTTATTACGACGAGTACTACGTTATAGGGACGCCTCCcgattagcgtagttaatataagtaagcctataataaagtctagtaatatctcttattatagcctaacTAGGGTAAGTAGGGGGCGTAGTAAGCtatacggcttataataacgaggctttgtttattagtatattatataagtattaatataactttttatatccctactcactctattttagtaataatagcgttttagTAGTACTATCGTccgttttatattataatatcctactataaatatatcgtaatatattttaataacctccctccttagccccttatatagcggtATATAAGTACGGCCgccgtaatataatagccctctagagttatatacttagctctATCGTTACTTCttcttagctaaataaggccgttagttcttcttaatttattacctattttttataaaaacgtcctcttattaagtagcttatagttaacttattattaataacccctctttactaaatattattttaaatactcttattatattagagtcccataaaataagtaacttacgatttataattctaataataagtttaaatagttctttaagtatt
The Colletotrichum lupini chromosome 6, complete sequence DNA segment above includes these coding regions:
- a CDS encoding multidrug resistance protein is translated as MGSQSGGVLFGFSSNVSRAHSAANHIIDLRISRPPINTSSGVKELPESENNRVAIEFRDVTFAYPSRPNRSVLHGLNLKILRGQSVGIVGASGCGKSTIVALLERFYDINSGQLLVEGTTIRDLDVQFHRSRIGLVSQDTALFQGSIRDNILLGLPDDEAAAPDADDRVERACRSANMHDFISSLPDGYATDVGNRGVALSGGQRQRLEIARALIREPEVLLFDEATSALDTANEVLVQAAIEAVAREKPGRTTIAVAHRLLTIQRCDRIFVLHRGQVAEDGTHEELFQRRGMYYEMVLAQSLDREVVEIV